Proteins encoded together in one Bacteroides ovatus window:
- a CDS encoding DUF3575 domain-containing protein: MKIHDIAILFFIFWGSISQCAAQKIAVKTNLLYGTYASSPNLETEFGISPRGTVDLGAGFNWFTSVHSSSNKKLVHWLGSVEYRYWTCERFSGHFWGIHILGGQYNIAGHHLPLLFGDDSGHYRYEGWGIGGGISYGYHFLLGNRWSLEANIGIGYVRLHYDKFRCETCGEKTGTENRNYFGPTKAAVSLIFLIK, translated from the coding sequence ATGAAGATACATGACATAGCAATTCTTTTTTTTATATTTTGGGGAAGCATTTCACAATGTGCGGCTCAAAAGATAGCGGTAAAAACAAACCTACTCTACGGTACATACGCCAGTTCACCTAATCTGGAAACCGAATTCGGGATTTCACCGCGAGGTACAGTAGATCTGGGTGCTGGCTTCAACTGGTTTACATCCGTTCATTCATCCTCAAACAAGAAACTGGTGCATTGGCTTGGCTCGGTAGAATATCGTTATTGGACGTGTGAAAGATTCAGCGGACATTTTTGGGGAATACATATACTAGGCGGACAGTACAACATAGCCGGTCATCATTTGCCGCTTCTATTTGGAGATGATTCCGGTCACTATCGCTATGAAGGATGGGGAATAGGCGGAGGCATTTCGTACGGCTACCATTTTCTTTTAGGCAATCGTTGGAGTCTCGAAGCAAATATAGGTATAGGGTATGTCAGACTACATTATGACAAGTTCCGATGCGAGACTTGTGGTGAAAAGACCGGAACAGAAAATCGCAACTATTTCGGACCTACTAAAGCAGCAGTTTCACTTATATTTCTTATAAAATAA
- a CDS encoding DUF3868 domain-containing protein, with the protein MINLKSILWLLPLSLLVSPLLYGENLPDKWYKGTIQATAIELQQVGDSLHIQVLYDLDKIKVSSNHSIELIPVLIAANHQLELPEISVKGHSNFQNLKRKLALMNTQERDFYQSEAPYYVVKGYGITEEKQIRYSLVIPFESWMKDARLDIKKEVMGCCKPGKLLSTFPLFGTVTLEQPPVPYHIVPHISYVRPQVEPVKKREMSCEAFLDFVVSKTIIRPDYMNNPVELEKISSMLAEVRNDTTITIRGISVIGYASPEGSVLFNKQLSEGRAKALVNYLLPRFPFSKELYKVEYGGENWEGLRKMVAESDMAEKDGILHIIDHIPVEINYRTNTSRKKSLMLYKQGNPYRFMLREYYPHLRKAICKIEYDVQNFNIEQAKVLIHSRPQNLSLNEIYLVALTYKNGSPEFIELFEKAVSLFPDDKIANLNAASAALSREDIALAEKYLKKAEISAPEYENAVGVLYLLKSDYKQAKLHLIKAAESGLEQAYFNLEELNKKEEDIRSMTKLDY; encoded by the coding sequence ATGATAAATCTAAAATCTATCCTATGGCTGTTGCCTCTGTCACTGCTCGTTTCTCCATTACTATATGGAGAAAACCTGCCGGACAAATGGTATAAAGGAACGATACAAGCAACAGCCATCGAATTGCAACAAGTGGGGGATTCCCTACATATTCAAGTGCTTTATGACCTTGATAAAATAAAAGTCAGTTCCAATCATTCGATAGAACTGATACCGGTATTGATTGCTGCAAACCACCAACTGGAGTTACCGGAGATTTCTGTCAAAGGGCATAGTAATTTCCAAAACCTGAAACGTAAACTGGCTTTAATGAATACACAGGAACGTGATTTTTACCAGTCGGAAGCTCCGTACTATGTTGTGAAAGGATATGGAATAACCGAAGAAAAACAAATTCGATATTCCTTGGTCATTCCATTCGAATCGTGGATGAAAGATGCACGTTTGGATATAAAAAAGGAAGTAATGGGCTGTTGCAAACCGGGCAAGTTATTATCGACGTTTCCGCTTTTCGGTACCGTCACTTTGGAGCAACCGCCTGTTCCATATCACATCGTCCCGCATATCAGTTATGTCCGCCCCCAAGTTGAACCTGTAAAAAAACGTGAGATGTCATGTGAAGCGTTCCTGGATTTTGTTGTATCAAAGACCATCATAAGACCGGATTACATGAACAACCCGGTCGAACTGGAAAAAATATCCTCTATGCTTGCCGAAGTGAGAAATGATACAACTATTACCATTCGTGGAATATCAGTCATTGGTTATGCTTCACCGGAGGGTTCTGTCCTTTTTAACAAACAGCTTTCCGAAGGACGTGCAAAGGCACTTGTTAATTACCTTCTCCCTCGTTTCCCTTTCTCTAAAGAATTATACAAGGTGGAATATGGTGGCGAAAACTGGGAAGGACTACGTAAAATGGTTGCAGAGTCTGACATGGCAGAAAAGGATGGAATTCTTCATATTATAGATCACATACCAGTTGAAATAAACTACCGAACGAATACCAGTCGCAAGAAATCGTTGATGCTATATAAACAGGGCAATCCTTATCGGTTTATGTTGCGTGAGTATTACCCACATCTGCGTAAAGCGATCTGTAAAATAGAGTACGATGTTCAGAATTTTAATATAGAACAGGCAAAAGTGCTGATTCATAGTCGGCCACAAAATTTGAGCCTGAATGAAATTTATTTGGTCGCTCTCACTTACAAAAACGGATCGCCGGAGTTTATAGAATTGTTTGAAAAAGCTGTCAGTCTCTTTCCTGATGATAAGATTGCCAACCTGAATGCTGCCTCGGCTGCACTTTCGCGAGAAGACATTGCATTAGCAGAAAAATATCTTAAGAAAGCAGAGATTTCTGCACCGGAATATGAAAATGCCGTAGGAGTGTTGTACCTGTTGAAAAGCGACTATAAACAGGCAAAGCTACATCTAATCAAAGCTGCCGAATCCGGATTGGAACAAGCATATTTCAATCTGGAGGAATTGAATAAAAAGGAAGAAGATATTCGATCAATGACTAAACTAGATTATTGA